The Arachis duranensis cultivar V14167 chromosome 9, aradu.V14167.gnm2.J7QH, whole genome shotgun sequence genomic sequence tgataatggacttttggttgataatcccgggttagttaacccaagttaccaagtgttgaaacactcctcagaacctattcatccaagcatatccttaatacataaacaccacaggcatttgtctcagtagttcaaaccattggtgcctagcttattttctcaattttttttttgctttttggttgccctttttcagtggctttttcttcttctttttctttctttttcatggccAAAGACATTTATTCATCAAGATCCATAGAAAGTATTCAAACTTCTACACAAAAATGATAATTCTACACTCAATTTCCAGTGATCTGACTAAACAATCAAGCATgcataccaccacttaattctacttgatttgtcactaattgagccaagttacttttgttcaaacttttcttttatttttggaaacagAACAAGCATGGAAAGCATTTGTTTAAGAAGGTGAAGTTATATCCAAACATCTAGGCATTCACTTTATTCAAAGCAGTAAACCAACACTCATACTAAAAACTTCACATTCCAGAAAGATTCAACAATTACAGTTTAAACCAGAACAAGCATGCTTTTGTTTGCCTTTTNNNNNNNNNNNNNNNNNNNNNNNNNNNNNNNNNNNNNNNNNNNNNNNNNNNNNNNNNNNNNNNNNNNNNNNNNNNNNNNNNNNNNNNNNNNNNNNNNNNNNNNNNNNNNNNNNNNNNNNNNNNNNNNNNNNNNNNNNNNNNNNNNNNNNNNNNNNNNNNNNNNNNNNNNNNNNNNNNNNNNNNNNNNNNNNNNNNNNNNNNNNNNNNNNNNNNNNNNNNNNNNNNNNNNNNNNNNNNNNNNNNNNNNNNNNNNNNNNNNNNNNNNNNNNNNNNNNNNNNNNNNNNNNNNNNNNNNNNNNNNNNNNNNNNNNNNNNNNNNNNNNNNNNNNNNNNNNNNNNNNNNNNNNNNNNNNNNNNNNNNNNNNNNNNNNNNNNNNNNNNNNNNNNNNNNNNNNNNNNNNNNNNNNNNNNNNNNNNNNNNNNNNNNNNNNNNNNNNNNNNNNNNNNNNNNNNNNNNNNNNNNNNNNNNNNNNNNNNNNNNNNNNNNNNNNNNNNNNNNNNNNNNNNNNNNNNNNNNNNNNNNNNNNNNNNNNNNNNNNNNNNNNNNNNNNNNNNNNNNNNNNNNNNNNNNNNNNNNNNNNNNNNNNNNNNNNNNNNNNNNNNNNNNNNNNNNNNNNNNNNNNNNNNNNNNNNNNNNNNNNNNNNNNNNNNNNNNNNNNNNNNNNNNNNNNNNNNNNNNNNNNNNNNNNNNNNNNNNNNNNNNNNNNNNNNNNNNNNNNNNNNNNNNNNNNNNNNNNNNNNNNNNNNNNNNNNNNNNNNNNNNNNNNNNNNNNNNNNNNNNNNNNNNNNNNNNNNNNNNNNNNNNNNNNNNNNNNNNNNNNNNNNNNNNNNNNNNNNNNNNNNNNNNNNNNNNNNNNNNNNNNNNNNNNNNNNNNNNNNNNNNNNNNNNNNNNNNNNNNNNNNNNNNNNNNNNNNNNNNNNNNNNNNNNNNNNNNNNNNNNNNNNNNNNNNNNNNNNNNNNNNNNNNNNNNNNNNNNNNNNNNNNNNNNNNNNNNNNNNNNNNNNNNNNNNNNNNNNNNNNNNNNNNNNNNNNNNNNNNNNNNNNNNNNNNNNNNNNNNNNNNNNNNNNNNNNNNNNNNNNNNNNNNNNNNNNNNNNNNNNNNNNNNNNNNNNNNNNNNNNNNNNNNNNNNNNNNNNNNNNNNNNNNNNNNNNNNNNNNNNNNNNNNNNNNNNNNNNNNNNNNNNNNNNNNNNNNNNNNNNNNNNNNNNNNNNNNNNNNNNNNNNNNNNNNNNNNNNNNNNNNNNNNNNNNNNNNNNNNNNNNNNNNNNNNNNNNNNNNNNNNNNNNNNNNNNNNNNNNNNNNNNNNNNNNNNNNNNNNNNNNNTCCTTCTTGATGAGTGCACTGCACTCTTTGTTCATTATTACAGTTTGTCCTCCCTTCAAAACTCTTTTATTgctcagcaattccttcaaaTACTTGATGTGTGTAGGCATCTGCTGGAGAATCTCAAGAAAGGGAATATTGATATGGAGCGACTTAAATGTCTCTAAAAACCTTGAAtatgttttccctttttcacctcCTCCTAACCTCTGAGGAAATGGTGCTTTTGGTTGGTATGTTTCCAGCATGCCTTTATTTTGCAGTTCCTTGGCTTGCTCAGTTTCACTTTCTTGCTTAGCTTCTTCCACACCTTCCTTCAAGATTTCTGGCTCCTGTTCTGAAGGTctgattccttcttcttctgagactTCCTTCAATatggtgatggccttgcattcttcccatctcactccCTTTTGTTCCCCTTTAGGATTCTTTTCTGTGTCACTAGGGAACACTGCAATTGACTTTGGGGCCTGTTGAGATAGCTCTCCTACTCGAGACTCCATCCACTTGAGTTTTTCACCATGGTTCCTTAAGGTNNNNNNNNNNNNNNNNNNNNNNNNNNNNNNNNNNNNNNNNNNNNNNNNNNNNNNNNNNNNNNNNNNNNNNNNNNNNNNNNNNNNNNNNNNNNNNNNNNNNNNNNNNNNNNNNNNNNNNNNNNNNNNNNNNNNNNTTTGGTTCGGATTAGGTTGGGCAGGTTGATTATTTTGGCcatgatatggtggttggtagtaagtgttttgtgtggcttggtatgatctttggttggagttttggtatgtggaattgttatgttggttggggttgtaaggtttgtggttttgtgattgggtttgctggtttccccacccaaagtttgggtggtttttccagcctgggttgtaagtgttggaatgtGGGTCATATGGTTGCCTTTGTTgatttcccacatagttggcctcttcccaatcacctccttcagtgcttacttcctcttgatcttgtgtgtgtattgcagccacttgatttgtttctaatttcctggtgagctctgctagttgcttggcaaacaccttgttttgggctagaattgtatcaacatggttcagctTTATGACTCCCTTAGTGTTGTGTCTCTCTGAAGCATAGTAGTACTCATTTTCAGCCACTGTCTCAATCACTTCAATGGCTTCTTCCACAGTCTTTTTCCTGTTCAAtgaacctcctgatgaatggtctaNNNNNNNNNNNNNNNNNNNNNNNNNNNNNNNNNNNNNNNNNNNNNNNNNNNNNNNNNNNNNNNNNNNNNNNNNNNNNNNNNNNNNNNNNNNNNNNNNNNNNNNNNNNNNNNNNNNNNNNNNNNNNNNNNNNNNNNNNNNNNNNNNNNNNNNNNNNNNNNNNNNNNNNNNNNNNNNNNNNNNNNNNNNNNNNNNNNNNNNNNNNNNNNNNNNNNNNNNNNNNNNNNNGGGTAGAAACGTGCCAGAAACTTGCTTTCCACTTCATCCCAGGTTGTTAGGCTCCCCCTTGGAAATGTTTCCAGCTACTTAGCTGCCTTGTctctaagtgaaaatgggaacaagagcagtttataggcatcttcctggactccattggacttcacagtgtcgcAAATTCTCAGGAATTTTGTGAGATGTTGGTTTAGATCTTCATTAGCACTCCCACCAAATGAACAATGATCCTCCACCAGTGATATTagctgtggtttgagttcaaaattgttggcctgaatgggtggtttctgaatgctgctacCACAATTCCCAGAGGTTGGGTTTATGTATGAACCAAGAACCCTCCTCTCGGGAATGGCATTGTTTCCATCAGCTCTCTGATGgttgtgaacttctctatccatgttgagatctagagcttcctcaaaattgtcctcagattctccttcagattcttcttctcccagtactctcttccctcttacTTCCCTTCTAAGTTTAtgaagggtcctctctggttcagTATATGGAGGAGTTGATGTCTCTCCTCTCCTACNNNNNNNNNNNNNNNNNNNNNNNNNNNNNNNNNNNNNNNNNNNNNNNNNNNNNNNNNNNNNNNNNNNNNNNNNNNNNNNNNNNNNNNNNNNNNNNNNNNNNNNNNNNNNNNNNNNNNNNNNNNNNNNNNNNNNNNNNNNNNNNNNNNNNNNNNNNNNNNNNNNNNNNNNNNNNNNTCACagagtgcagaaattaaaattcaacaagtaacttgaactgaattaacaaaacaagaaaaatgctcaatctagttaacttccaatttgataattgtcaatcgaaaaccaatccccggcaacggcgccataactttgatgctacgattttaggaaattgcacgatcggcaaaaattccttccggcaagtgcaccggttatcgtcaagtaaaaactcacaatagagtgaggtcgaatcccacaaggattggttgagtgagcaattcgaattagaagtgtgttctagttgagcggaatcaagatttagatgagaattgcggaatgttaaattgcatgaattaaagagcgagaagctaaattgctgaaattaaaaagggatcggggtgattgcatgaatttaattgcagaatgtaaagagaaagtggtagatcagaaatggggaattcattgggtttcaggagatattgagatctccgaatcaaaacaatttttatcccttcctcaaccaatgcattcattgaattttgcttggcaatcttatatgattggatcccaatccattggctcaccaattctctctataaacaaacaaattcccaatcccttggtttaaatgttcataagaagagatgatgctcgatcactgattataccacacagtttcatgaaccacaatttggtaggattacatgtcacaatatccatccaaaccccaatccaattcactgtgagaaagcttctctagcatgaatcctccattcctttcccaaggttccgaaggattccaattatggatagtttctttcccaagacaactaaccaatggaactctacatatcaagctcgggtcatcagTTCCCCCACCTCGGGACTTCTCCAAAAcaaccgagctacacgtttcaggtaaccctcggaacaaaaactattattgattcattgaattacaatagagctccctaacccaatgaaagggggtttagtgagtcatagctctgaattcaattacaaaaagtatgaaaactagaaaaatgaTCAAAAGTCTCCCCTAtctaacttaaattctatcctatttatacactttctaaattgagcttctgttgtgtttcttgggctttgaggcccTTCCCTGATTTCCTTTCgctttgggtttatgatccataatcctaatggaaatgaagaaagcaaccctggaggaaaattttggtcgaacacgtttaagctccagtttaaggttaaactggagcttaaacgtgggaatGCTCCCTGGTGCATttctcatttctggcgtttaacgttaaactggaggttaaacgccactttcagcttttctcagctttcatgattttggcgtttaagctccagtttaagcttaaactggagcttaaacgccactGATAGTTCCCAGCATTATATGGCTTGacagtttaagttccagtttaagcttaaactggaacttaaactctaCATGTGgtattcaagcttcctttattgattttgttgcttccttgtctagcctcttcttccctgaaatcatccaaacaactgcatcaaagtcttgcaaaatttcatgagaaatcttccattcatagcattcaagtaatataactaaaaactcatggaatttgcatcaaaatcatactgtttggatggttcattgctttgttattcatttaaccattcttggttactttaagctcaagaaaatgcataaaacaactaaaactaacagaaaaatgctagtgaaactagcctaagatgccttggcatcaagcATCATCcatcctacttggaagaccatttttTAGGACTTCTAGATTCAAGTTAGATGCCTACTCGGGAACCTACTCATTTGAGATAGATGAGAGAGTCGTAAGTTTTAGCCTAGAAGAAGCAATGAGGCACCCACCGGAGAATCACTCTCTGTTCCGGTGTGATCCAATTGACAACATTGTTGCCGAAGTGCACCTTGCAAAGTTGGATGAGAAGTACAtgattgaagaagcaaatgaagatccaagcaaattaaacacCACACACCATACAAACCATCCCGAGATTCAAACTTCAAATCATGACAAAAAGATGGAATTAAAGCCACTACCACCCCACCTAAAGTACTCATATCTTGATGAAGCCCAAAAGCTCCCCGTGATAATTGCAAAGGAGCTAacccctcaacaagaagaaaagttgCTAGATGTCTTGAGGAAAAATAAAAGGGCAATCAGGTGGAGTTTGGCGGATCTAGTGGGAATAAGCCCCCAAGTATGCGAGCACCGCATATTTcttgaagaaggagcaagaccggtccgacaacctcaaaggagactTAATCCAACCATTCTTGAGGTTGTGAAAAAAGAGGTCACTCGGCTACTTGAAGCGGACATCATCTATCCCATCTCGGATAGCGAGTGGGTAAGCCCGGTCCAAGTGGTGCCAAAGAAATCTGGGGTGACcacaatcaaaaatgaaagcggTGAACTTATAGCAACAAGGGTGCAAAATTCTTGGAGGGTATGCATAGACTACCGAAGATTGAATGcggccacaagaaaagatcacttTCCACTACCatttattgatcaaatgcttgatcgacTAGCCGGTAAATCATATTATTGAGATCACTTTCCACTACCatttattgatcaaatgcttgatcggttagccggtaaatcatattattgttttcttgatggATACTCCGGATACTTCCAAATCCATATTGCTCTagaggaccaagagaaaaccacatttacttgcccctttggaacgtatgcttacaagcgtatgccatttggcctatgcaaCGCACCGGCAacgtttcaaagatgcatgatgagcttATTTGCGGACTGTCTAGAGcaatgtatggaagtttttatggacgaCTTTAGTGTGTACGGTGATTCATTTGATCATTGCTTGGGCAACCTTGAAAAAGTCTTAGAGAGATGCACCAAAATAaaccttgtcttaaattttgaaaaatgtcatttcatggtcaaACAAGGCATTGTTTTATGACACATTGTTTCAAAAGAAGGCATCTCCGTAGATCCGGCAAAAATAAATGTCAaatctagtttaccttacccctcctccgagagggaagtccgctcttttcttggacatgcaggattctaccggagattcatcaaagattTTAGCAAAGTGGCTTTACTTCTCTCTAGACTACTACAAAAGGACACTGAATTTGAGCTGAGCAAAGAATGCATGGAAGCGTACGACAAGCTTAAAGTGGCATTAACACAAGCTCCTATTGTGAGGGGACCAATTTGGACTCAAccgtttgaaatcatgtgcgatgcctTGAATTACGCGATAGGAGCCGCGTTAGCACAACGCGAGGGTAAGATTCCCTATGTCATAGTTTATGCCTCCAAAACACTAGATGGAGCCCAATCCAACTACACTACTACCGAAAAGGAACTCTTAGCTATCGTTTTTGTTTTGGACAAGTTCCGAGCctatcttcttggttccaaggtagtagtgtactcgAATCACGCAGCATTAAAGTATTTGTTGGCCAAAAAGGAATCAAAACCGAGATTAATTCGATGGGTGCTtttgttacaagaatttgacttggagatcaaggataggagtggttcccaaAACTTAGTAGCGGACCATCTAAGTcgcctcgaacacacaaaaggcgacaccactcctatcaatgactcCTTTCCTCTAGATGGTTTGCACTCAATCTCAGAAGTAGTTCCTTGGTGTGCTCCAATAGCAAACTACTTGGTTTCACGCACCTTCCCTCCCAATCTCAACAAACATCAAAAggataagctgaaaagcgaatccAAATACTATGTTTGGGACGATCCCTATTTGTGGAGGTGTGGAGCGGACCAAATAGTGCGACGGTGCATACCTCAAATCGAATTCCAAGCTATCTTGGACGCTTGCCATTCTTCCGAAGGCGGTGGCCACTACGGCCCCCAAAGAACGGCAAGAAAGGTCCTTAATtgcggattttggtggccaaccCTTCTCAAAGATTCTTCCCTCTATTGCAAATCTTGTCCCCAATGCATTCGGTTTGGAAATATTTCTAAGAAGGACGAAATCCCCcaacaaaatatgcttttttgtgaaatttttgatgtgtgGGGAATCGACTTCATCGgaccatttccaaattccaatggCTTTCTCTACATTTTGTTAGCCAtcgattatgtgtcaaaatgggtggaggcaatcccCACCCGGACGGATGATGCTCATGTTGTTTATTCTTTTGTGAGGAACAATAACATTTGTCGTTTTGGCTCCCCAAGAGCAATCATAAGTGACCAAGGATCCCATTTTTGCAACAAAAAAATGGACGGCCTCATGAGGAAGTATGGAATCACACACAAAGTTGCTACAAcctatggtgcacgaaattgtgatcatcaatggcgccatcaacatggtacgctcattgcaatctcaactctgtatcacaatttcgcacaactaaccagcaagtgtactgggtcgtccaagtaataaaccttacgcgagtaagggtcgatcccacagagattgttggtatgaagcaagctatggtcaccttgtaaatcttagtcaggcagactcaaatgggtatagatgatgaataaaacataaagataaagatagagatacttatgcaattcattggtgagaacttcagataagcgaatggagatgctttgtcccttccgtctctctgatttcctactgtcttcatccaatccttcttactcctttccatggtaagcttatgcaagggtttcaccgttgtcagtggctacctcccatcctctcagtggaaatgttcaacgcaccctgtcacggcacggctatccagctgtcggttctcgatcatgtcggaatagaatccagtgattcttttgcgtctgttactaacgctccacaatcacgagtttgaagcacgtcacagtcattcaatcattgaatcctactcagaataccacagacaaggttaga encodes the following:
- the LOC107464575 gene encoding uncharacterized protein LOC107464575 — encoded protein: MRHPPENHSLFRCDPIDNIVAEVHLAKLDEKYMIEEANEDPSKLNTTHHTNHPEIQTSNHDKKMELKPLPPHLKYSYLDEAQKLPVIIAKELTPQQEEKLLDVLRKNKRAIRWSLADLVGISPQVCEHRIFLEEGARPVRQPQRRLNPTILEVVKKEVTRLLEADIIYPISDSEWVSPVQVVPKKSGVTTIKNESGELIATRVQNSWRVCIDYRRLNAATRKDHFPLPFIDQMLDRLAGKSYY